The Patagioenas fasciata isolate bPatFas1 chromosome 3, bPatFas1.hap1, whole genome shotgun sequence genome contains a region encoding:
- the STX11 gene encoding syntaxin-11 — MKDRLNELRECARLHNQHFSGSEDDENSPQDLLLYETDYALEILHKDIQNIRTENDHLKEDVKRLRKQNRRFLTSMRRLSSIKRDTNCIARDIKARGENIHRKLQIMRDFSEDAITKYGAMSIIARVAKNHYVDLMHAFQKAMFEYNAAEMDQRENCKIRIQRQLEIMGKDVSGNQIEEMIEQGKWDVFSENLLSDVKGARSALNEIETRHKELVKLEGRIKEIHELFLQVALLVEEQADTFDVIEINMQNVEDYVGEAKDQVKKALEYRRKHPLRTILCCCISCFRR; from the coding sequence ATGAAAGACCGGCTGAACGAGCTGCGGGAATGTGCCAGGTTACACAACCAACATTTTTCTGGTAGTGAAGATGATGAAAATTCACCCCAGGATCTTCTCCTTTACGAGACTGATTATGCCTTGGAAATTCTTCATAAAGACATACAGAACATCCGGACAGAAAATGACCACCTAAAAGAGGATGTCAAGCGGCTCAGAAAGCAGAACAGACGCTTCCTCACTTCCATGCGCCGTCTTAGCAGCATCAAACGAGATACTAATTGTATTGCCAGAGACATCAAGGCCCGTGGAGAAAACATCCACAGGAAACTCCAGATAATGAGAGATTTCAGCGAAGATGCAATAACAAAATACGGGGCAATGTCTATCATTGCCAGGGTAGCAAAGAACCACTATGTTGACCTCATGCACGCCTTCCAGAAAGCGATGTTTGAATACAATGCAGCAGAGATGGACCAGCGGGAGAACTGCAAGATTCGAATTCAGCGGCAGCTAGAGATCATGGGCAAGGATGTTTCTGGCAACCAGATTGAGGAGATGATTGAGCAAGGCAAGTGGGACGTCTTCTCTGAGAATCTCTTGTCAGATGTTAAGGGGGCTCGCTCAGCCTTGAATGAGATAGAGACACGTCATAAGGAACTGGTGAAGTTAGAAGGCCGCATTAAGGAAATTCACGAGCTCTTTCTGCAGGTGGCACTGCTAGTGGAGGAACAGGCGGACACCTTCGATGTCATTGAGATAAACATGCAAAATGTTGAGGACTATGTAGGAGAAGCTAAAGACCAAGTGAAAAAAGCTTTGGAATACAGAAGAAAACACCCCCTGAGAACAATCCTCTGCTGCTGCATATCCTGTTTCAGAAGGTGA